TGTTCAGGTCATTTCTATACTGAAATTAACAACTTACCAATCCCTTACTATGCTTATACTTTACCGTTGGCGGTAATTTGAATGAAACATAAAATCAAAAAAATAATAGCACGAGAATTTTTACTTTTAGTCGCTTCGGTTTTATTGTATCTGATAATAGCTCTGATATTTTCAGTTAGTGAGCTTGATAGTTACTTTGGTATGGGTAGTGAAATAGAAGTGTTTTCATTAATCCTGTTGTTAGTTTTGTTTTGAGATATTTGTACTATGCAATGCAGTAAATTGGAGCATAAAACAACTGAAAGAATAATTTTAGGAATAGTATTTTAAATTCAGTAATTTTATAGCACAACAAATGATTTATGCCAACACTTTTTAGAGTTTTTGGATTACGGTTTTTCTTCTATTCTAACGAACACGTGCCAATTCATATTCACGTTAGAAATGCAGATGGAGAACTAAATTTGACATTGAAAATATGAAATGGATTGATAACAAAGGACTAAAAAGCAAAAATTAAGCTAGCAGAATCATTAATTGAAGAAAACAAGGATTTGATAGTCAACGCTTGGTATAATTATTTTAAAAAACAGATGAATTATGGAAGTTTTAAAAATTTGGTTCGACAATAAAAACATATTTCTTAAAACAAAAAAAGGAATTGAAAAGTCGATGCCCTTAAAATGGTTTCCCAGGTTACAAAATGCAACACCAAAACAAAGAGAGGGTTTTGAACTTTCACCGTATGGAATTCACTGGAAAAACATAGATGAAGATTTGAGTTTTGAAGGTTTTTTAAAATTTCAAAAAGATGAGGTAGAAGTGTAAAACTACCGCCAACACAGGTAGCTGTTGCACAACTCTTAGTTCTCAAAAACAAAGGTTCGTTTTAGTAGATTTTCTAATGCATCATTCGGGTTAAAACATAAGTTTTTGTAGATTTATCATCTTAACAAAAATCAATGCCAACAAAAAAAAGACTTTTTTTATTAGATGCTTTTGCATTAATTTTCAGAGGGTATTATGCCTTTATTAAAAATCCCCGTATCAACTCTAAAGGGATGGATACCTCGGCGATTATGGGCTTTACCAATTCGCTGTTAGATGTTATAAAAAGAGAACAGCCCGATTATTTGGCTGTTTGTTTTGATCGTGGCGGAAGTGTTGCCAGAACAGAGCTTTTTCCGGAATATAAAGCAAACAGACAAGAAACGCCCGAAGCTATCAAAATTGCCATACCCTATATCGAAAAAATTTTAACTGCCATGCATATTCCCATAGTGGTTTTAGAAGGATATGAAGCAGACGATATTATCGGTACCCTGGCAAAGAAAGCAGAAAAAAAAGGTTATGAAACTTTTATGGTTACGCCTGACAAGGATTTTGCCCAGTTGGTTACTGAAAATATCCTGATGTATCGCCCTCGTTTCGGAGGCGGCTATGAAACCTGGGGCGTTTCGGAAGTAAAAGAGAAATTTGGTGTAGAACACCCGGAACAAGTTATCGATTTTTTGGGAATGATGGGAGATTCCGTTGACAATATTCCCGGGCTACCCGGCGTTGGAGAAAAAACAGCCAAAAAATTCCTGGCAGCCTATGGTTCTATCGAAAATCTATTGGCAAATACTGCCTATTTAAAAGGAAAGATGAAAGAGAAACTGGAAGCTTCTAAAGAGGTAGGAATCCTCTCCAAACAACTGGCAACTATTATGCTGGATGTCCCCATAGATTTTCATGAAGAACATTTTGAAATGTGTCAGCCGGATATGGAAGTCACCAAAGAAATTTTTCACGAACTGGAATTTAGAAGACTGACAGATAATTTTTTAAAGACATTTTCTTCGGTCCCGCCCCTACCCGATGAACAAAACGATGTTCAAAAGGCTCAACAAAAACCTCTAAACCCTGTCGCCTCTAAAAAAGTGACTCAAGGAGAGCAATTTGATTTATTTGTCGCTCCGGGTGCCGGTACCCTCTCCGAAGAAGAAAAGAGTACCGGGTTTAAAACCATTACCAATGCAGATCATTTCTACCAACATATAAATACACCCTTATCCCGAAAACTCCTGTTACAAAAATTATTGCAGCAACCTTCTGTCTGTTTTGATACGGAAACTACCGGATTAAAAGCTCTGGAAGTAGCATTGATAGGCATTGCTTTTTCATATGAAGCAGGGAA
This window of the Flavobacteriaceae bacterium genome carries:
- a CDS encoding DUF2442 domain-containing protein, which produces MEVLKIWFDNKNIFLKTKKGIEKSMPLKWFPRLQNATPKQREGFELSPYGIHWKNIDEDLSFEGFLKFQKDEVEV